GTTCCTCTGCCGCGAGGGTAAAGCTCTCATGACGCGCGGCTGCTTCAAAACTGGTCAGCGCGGATAGGGACGGGATGCGACGGCGCATGATGGCTCCATACATTACAAATACGCACTTATAACCTACTATTTTGTGCTTTTTATGCGCAATAGTGGCAGGCTACTATCATGTCCGGTGTCGGTGCTGTTGTGCGGGCGCATGAGGGAGGGTTTCATGACAGATCACCAATGCACGGCCTGGCTCGCGCGATTTATTGGGAATAAGTAGTCATGGATCGTGCAGAGATCGTACACGAGAATTTTCTGCGCAGGGTCGCGGATGGCGATCTGCCGCCGGGCAGCCCGCCATCCGGGCCGCTTTTCGCAAGCGAGGCAGTTGGTATTTACCGTGCCGCTTGCTTGTCCCGTGCGCTGGATCGGCAGAGCCGCGCGATGCAGAAGGCGGGGCAGGGGTTCTACACCATCGGATCGTCCGGGCATGAGGGAATGGCAGCGGTTGCAGCCGCGCTGTGCCCGACAGACACGGCATTCCTGCATTATCGAGATGCTGCCTTCCAGATCGCGCGTGCCGCGCAGGTTCCCGGACAGTCCATTGCCTGGGATATGTTGCTGAGTTTTGCGTCATCCTCTGAAGATCCGATTTCGGGCGGGCGGCACAAGGTTCTGGGGTCGAAGGCGCTTTCAATACCGCCGCAGACATCGACCATTGCGTCTCATCTGCCGAAAGCTGTTGGCGCGGCTTACTCCATTGGGGCAGCGTCTCGTCACCGGCCCGAGCATCAGGAATTTCCGGACGACTCCATCGTCTACTGTTCGTTCGGGGACGCGTCGGCCAATCATTCTACGGCACAGGGTGCGTTCAATACCGCGCAATGGACGTCCTTTCAGTCGATCCCGCTGCCATTGCTGTTCGTTTGTGAAGACAACGGGATCGGGATTTCCACCAAGACCCCGAGGGGCTGGATCGCGCAAAGCTTCGCGCATCGCCCCGGCATGCGGTATTTCGCCTGCAACGGGCTCGATATCTTCGAAACCTATCGCGTTGCGAATGAGGCGGCGGCTTGGGTCCGGCACCGTCGCAAACCGGCGTTTCTGCATGTCGGGACGGTCCGGCTATATGGTCATGCCGGTGCCGATATGCCGACCACCTATATGCCGCGCGAAGAGGTCGAGGCGGAGGAGGCCAATGATCCGCTTCTGCATATGGTCCGGCTTCTGGATCAGGCCGGAGCCATGACGCCTGCGGAGGCGCTGTCTGTTTATGAGCAAAGCTGCGCGCGCGTGGCCCGTATCGCGGAGGAGGCAATCACTCGCCCAAGGCTGCGAACCGCCGGTGAGGTGATGGCGAGCCTGATCCCGCCGAAGCGGAAGTGCAAGCCCACGAACGGTCCGACGGCGGATGCGCGCGCGGCGGCGTTTGGTGGCGATCTGAAGGCGCTGGATGAGCCGCAGATCATGTCGCGACTTATCAACTGGGCGCTGACCGACCTGATGCTGGAGCACGGCGAAATCACGCTGATGGGCGAAGATGTCGGTCGCAAAGGCGGGGTATACGGCGTTACGCAGAAGCTTGCGGCACGGTTCGGGGCGAGCCGGGTCATAGACACGCTGCTGGATGAACAATCCATACTCGGCCTCGCGATCGGCATGGCCCAGAACGGCTTCATCCCGATGCCCGAGATTCAGTTCCTCGCCTATCTGCACAACGCCGAGGATCAGTTGCGGGGGGAGGCGGCGACATTGCCTTTCTTCTCGAATGGGCAATACACCAATCCGATGGTCGTGCGGATCGCGGGGCTTGGCTATCAGAAGGGTTTCGGCGGGCACTTCCACAACGATAACTCGGTTGCGGTCCTGCGCGACATTCCGGGGCTTGTTCTCGCATGTCCCTCCAACGGTGCCGATGCGGCGAAGATGCTGCGCGAATGCGTGCGGCTGGCACGGGAGGAACAGCGGTTGGTAGTGTTTCTGGAGCCGATTGCCCTTTACCCGATGCGGGATCTTCACGCGCCGAAAGACGGCGGCTGGATGCAGCGCTACCCGGCGCGGAATGAGCGGGTTTCGCTTGGGGAGGTTGGCGTGCACGGCGAGGGCAAGGATCTCGCTATCGTCACCTTCGGCAATGGCGTCTATCTGTCCCGGCAGGCCGAGGCGCGGCTGGCGAAGGCTGGCGTCAAGACACGGATCATAGATATGCGCTGGCTGTCGCCGCTGCCAGCGCAGGCGCTGATCGACGCGACGGACGGGGCTGAACATATCCTGATCGTTGATGAAACCCGGCGCAGCGGCGGGGTTGCGGAGGCGCTTATGGCGCTGTTCAGCGAACGGACATCGGTCCCTCACGCGCGGATCACGGCGGAGGACAGCTTCATTGCGACAGGTCCGGCCTATGCCGCGACGATGCCTTCCGCCGATAGTATCTTCGATGCGGCGATGGCCTTGGTGGAGGCTGAAAAATGAAAACCGCAGTCGTGATCTGCCCCGGACGGGGGACCTATAACAAGGCGGAGTTGGGCTATCTTTCGCGCCATTTCCCTGACAAGCCGCTGCTCGCATCTTTCGATAGCCGTCGCGAGGCCCTCGGTCAGGAAAGCCTCAGCGCGCTTGACGGTGCCGCGCGATATTCGGTGGCCCGGCACACGCGTGGGGATAATGCATCCGCCCTGATCTATGCTGCAACGCTGGGCGATTTCCGGGCCATCGACCGGGACACCGTGGAGATCGTGGCGGTCACCGGCAATTCGATGGGCTGGTATTCTGCCCTTGCCTGCGGCGGTGCGCTGTCCGCTGAGGCGGGGTTTGATGTCGTTAACACGATGGGAACGCTGATGCAGGAGTCGCTGATCGGCGGACAACTCGTGCATCCGTTTCTGGGCGAGGACTGGAGACCTGACGCGGCGCGTAAGGCAGAACTTCTCGGCAAGATCGCGGAGATCAATGCCCGCCCCGGCAACGCCCTGACGCTGTCCATCGACCTTGGCGGGATGCTGGTGCTTGCGGGAAACGAAGCCGGGCTGAGTGCCTTCGAGGATGCGGTTCCGCCGGAGCAGGGCCGGTTTCCGATGCGGCTGTCCAATCACGCGGCCTTCCACTCTACCATGCAAGCTCCGGTGGCCGCGCAGGGCCGGACGCGGCTTTCGCCTGATCTCTTCCAGCAACCCGATCTGCCGCTGATCGACGGTTGCGGTGCTATCTGGTGGCCGGGGGCGACCGATGCCCATGCGCTCTGGGACTATACGCTCGGCCATCAGGTGACGGAGACATACGACTTCACCCATGCCATCCGGATCGCTGCACGGGAATTCGCGCCGGACCTGTTCATCATCACCGGGCCCGGGAACTCGCTCGGCGGGGCGGTCGCGCAAAGCCTGCTCCTGAGCCAGTGGCGCGGGATGGGATCGAAAGACGATTTTCAGAAACATCAACAACAGGCGCCGCTCATGGTCTCTATGGGTTTGGAGGATCAGCGCGGCATCGTGATGAAGGGAGACTGACATGACCCATAAGGAAGTTCTGACGGCAGCGGGGCTGAGCCACGCTGAGATCACCGGCGGCACGCTCTCGGTGCGTTCGCCCATTGATGGCACCGAGGTGGCGAAGGTTGCCGAAACCGATCCGGCCGACATGCCAAAGATCATCGCGACATCTCAGGCGGCCTTCGCCTCGTGGCGCACGCTGCCCGCCCCGCGGCGAGGTGAGCTGGTTCGCCTGCTGGGCGAGGAACTGCGCGCGGCCAAGGAGGAACTTGGCGCGGTCGTGACGCTGGAGGCGGGCAAGATCCTGTCCGAAGGTCTTGGCGAGGTGCAGGAGATGATCGACATTTGCGACTTCGCCGTCGGTCTGTCCCGGCAGATCTATGGCCTGACCATTGCCTCCGAACGTCCCGGTCACCGGATGATGGAGACATGGCACCCGATGGGACCGTGCGGTGTCATCACGGCCTTCAACTTCCCTGTCGCGGTCTGGTCGTGGAACACGGCGCTTGCGCTGGTCTGCGGCGATCCGGTGATCTGGAAGCCGTCGGAAAAGACCCCGCTGACCGCGATGGCGACGATGAAGATCATGCAGCGCGCGCTGGATCGCTTCGGTGATGCGCCCGAAGGGCTGGTTCAGCTTGTCATAGGCGGGCCGGAGATTGGCGAGGCGCTGGTTAATTCCAAGGACGTCCCGATCCTTTCCGCGACCGGCTCGACCCGGATGGGGGCGATTGTCGGGCCGAAGGTCATGGCGCGTTTCGGGCGGTCCATTCTGGAACTCGGCGGCAATAACGCCATGATCGTCGCGCCTTCCGCTGATCTGGATATGGCGGTGCGCGCCATCGTCTTTTCTGCGGTCGGCACGGCTGGTCAGCGCTGCACCTCGCTTCGGCGGCTGATCGTGCATAATTCCATCCGCGAGGAACTGGTGGGTAAGCTGGTCAAAGCCTATGGCAGCCTGCCGATCGGCGATCCGCGCGATGCCAAGACGCTGGTCGGCCCGCTGATCGACGAT
The genomic region above belongs to Paracoccus sp. SCSIO 75233 and contains:
- a CDS encoding ACP S-malonyltransferase is translated as MKTAVVICPGRGTYNKAELGYLSRHFPDKPLLASFDSRREALGQESLSALDGAARYSVARHTRGDNASALIYAATLGDFRAIDRDTVEIVAVTGNSMGWYSALACGGALSAEAGFDVVNTMGTLMQESLIGGQLVHPFLGEDWRPDAARKAELLGKIAEINARPGNALTLSIDLGGMLVLAGNEAGLSAFEDAVPPEQGRFPMRLSNHAAFHSTMQAPVAAQGRTRLSPDLFQQPDLPLIDGCGAIWWPGATDAHALWDYTLGHQVTETYDFTHAIRIAAREFAPDLFIITGPGNSLGGAVAQSLLLSQWRGMGSKDDFQKHQQQAPLMVSMGLEDQRGIVMKGD
- a CDS encoding alpha-ketoacid dehydrogenase subunit alpha/beta, encoding MDRAEIVHENFLRRVADGDLPPGSPPSGPLFASEAVGIYRAACLSRALDRQSRAMQKAGQGFYTIGSSGHEGMAAVAAALCPTDTAFLHYRDAAFQIARAAQVPGQSIAWDMLLSFASSSEDPISGGRHKVLGSKALSIPPQTSTIASHLPKAVGAAYSIGAASRHRPEHQEFPDDSIVYCSFGDASANHSTAQGAFNTAQWTSFQSIPLPLLFVCEDNGIGISTKTPRGWIAQSFAHRPGMRYFACNGLDIFETYRVANEAAAWVRHRRKPAFLHVGTVRLYGHAGADMPTTYMPREEVEAEEANDPLLHMVRLLDQAGAMTPAEALSVYEQSCARVARIAEEAITRPRLRTAGEVMASLIPPKRKCKPTNGPTADARAAAFGGDLKALDEPQIMSRLINWALTDLMLEHGEITLMGEDVGRKGGVYGVTQKLAARFGASRVIDTLLDEQSILGLAIGMAQNGFIPMPEIQFLAYLHNAEDQLRGEAATLPFFSNGQYTNPMVVRIAGLGYQKGFGGHFHNDNSVAVLRDIPGLVLACPSNGADAAKMLRECVRLAREEQRLVVFLEPIALYPMRDLHAPKDGGWMQRYPARNERVSLGEVGVHGEGKDLAIVTFGNGVYLSRQAEARLAKAGVKTRIIDMRWLSPLPAQALIDATDGAEHILIVDETRRSGGVAEALMALFSERTSVPHARITAEDSFIATGPAYAATMPSADSIFDAAMALVEAEK
- a CDS encoding aldehyde dehydrogenase family protein, which gives rise to MTHKEVLTAAGLSHAEITGGTLSVRSPIDGTEVAKVAETDPADMPKIIATSQAAFASWRTLPAPRRGELVRLLGEELRAAKEELGAVVTLEAGKILSEGLGEVQEMIDICDFAVGLSRQIYGLTIASERPGHRMMETWHPMGPCGVITAFNFPVAVWSWNTALALVCGDPVIWKPSEKTPLTAMATMKIMQRALDRFGDAPEGLVQLVIGGPEIGEALVNSKDVPILSATGSTRMGAIVGPKVMARFGRSILELGGNNAMIVAPSADLDMAVRAIVFSAVGTAGQRCTSLRRLIVHNSIREELVGKLVKAYGSLPIGDPRDAKTLVGPLIDDAARDRMQAALDKARAEGGTVHGGKTVIDGVPEGGTYAEPAIAEMPQQTDTVRTETFAPILYVMGYDDLSDAIAMQNEVPQGLSSCIFTLNMREAETFLSAVGSDCGIANVNIGPSGAEIGGAFGGEKETGGGRESGSDAWKGYMRRQTNTVNYSDELPLAQGVSFDI